GGCGCGGTCGTCCCCCTAATGAACAGCTACCGCTACGCGGAGATGATCGACGTCGTCGCCGGCGCGAAGCGCGGGCTCGGCCGCGACGCTCCCGTCCACCTCTTCGGCGCGGGCCACCCGATGATGTTCGCGCTGGCGGTCGCCGCCGGCTGCGACCTCTTCGACTCGGCGGCGTACGCCATCTACGCCCGCGACGACCGCTACCTGACGGTCCGTGGCACGGAACACCTCGAAGACCTGGCGTACTTCCCCTGCTCGTGCGCGGTCTGCTCGGAGCACGACCCCGACGACCTCCGCGCGCTGGACGACGCCGAGCGCGAGCGGCTGCTCGCCGAGCACAACCTCCACGTCTCCTTCGCGGAGATCCGCCGGATCAAGCAGGCGATCCGCTCGGGGAACCTTCTCGAACTGGTGGAGTCGCGGGCGCGCTCGCACCCGGCGATGCTCGACGGGTACCGCGCGCTGTTGGATCACGCCGACCAGCTCGAACGCGAGGACCCCGTCTCGAAGGGGTCCTTTTTCTACCTCTCCGAGGACTCCGCGCGGCGTCCGGAGGTCGCGCGACACCACGAGCGGATCGGCCGCCTCGACGCCGGCGGGCGAGTTCTGCTCACGGAGGGCGGCAAACCCTCCGGCGACGCCTACGACGCCGCCTGGCGCGTGGTCCCGCCCTTCGGGCCGTTCCCGCGGGCGCTCTCGGAGACGTACCCCCTCACGGCCGAGGTGCCGGAGCGGCTCGACCGCGCGGCCTACGAGGCGGCCGCCGACGGCGTCGCCCGGGTTGTCGACGCCAACCCCGACTCGTCGTTCACACTCGCGCACGACGACTGGCCGAACTCGGCGCTGGCGCGACTCCCCGACGGCGTCGACCTGGAGAACCTCCGGCGCGACGAGCAGTTCGAGTGACGTGTCGAGGCACATCCCGACGCTCCCCTCGGAGGCCACCGCCGGCGTCGGTCTCCTGCCGGAGCCATTGCCGGCGTCGGTCCCCTGACGTCGCCAGCGAGGTCACTGCTCGGAATCGACTATCGACACGTCCGCCATTCGCTCGGTGAAGTCCCAAGAGTGCAGTCGCTCCGGCCTGATTCGGATTCGGACTTCCTCGCGGTCGGGGTCGAGGAGGAACGCCCCGAGGTCGTTGTCGGTCCCGCCGAGGTAGCGCTCGAAGAGCGAGCGCA
This portion of the Halobellus litoreus genome encodes:
- the tgtA gene encoding tRNA guanosine(15) transglycosylase TgtA, producing MRDHFELRDGDAAGRIGELSVPRAGVTVETPALMPVINPNIRTVAPARLESEFGAEILITNSYIIHTNEDLREAALEVGLHELLDFDGAIVTDSGSFQLAEYGDIEVTTREILRFQRDIGSDVGTPVDIPTPPDVSRERAEEDLATTERALADAEAVDAGEMLVNAPVQGSTYPDLRETAGRRAYETDLDVFPVGAVVPLMNSYRYAEMIDVVAGAKRGLGRDAPVHLFGAGHPMMFALAVAAGCDLFDSAAYAIYARDDRYLTVRGTEHLEDLAYFPCSCAVCSEHDPDDLRALDDAERERLLAEHNLHVSFAEIRRIKQAIRSGNLLELVESRARSHPAMLDGYRALLDHADQLEREDPVSKGSFFYLSEDSARRPEVARHHERIGRLDAGGRVLLTEGGKPSGDAYDAAWRVVPPFGPFPRALSETYPLTAEVPERLDRAAYEAAADGVARVVDANPDSSFTLAHDDWPNSALARLPDGVDLENLRRDEQFE